Below is a genomic region from Brassica oleracea var. oleracea cultivar TO1000 chromosome C9, BOL, whole genome shotgun sequence.
GAAAAAATTCTTCACGACTTTTTTCTTATTTATGAATGAATAGAGTTTCACTCGAAGAAGCATGACTTTGATAAACACTAAATATGCAAGAGAGGAAAAACTTTTCTTTCATACTTTTCTTTTGTTTTTTATTTTTATTTTCAAAATTTCTAACTTTGATTTTAATTCTAAATTTGATTATTTCGTATAAGCGTTTTTATTTTTTTTGTTCTTTTATTTGAAAATATAATATTTTTTTAATAAATAACTGCGATGACAATATGATTCTACAATTTATATAATATGATCCCAAACTAAATAATTATGTTTTGGTATAAAACTGAATCAACCGAAAACCGACGGTATATAAAACGAACCGAAATAAATATGGATTTAGAATGATAGTTATATTTTACTAACCGAAAAACTGAAAAACCGAAAAAACCGAACTGAAACTGAACCGATATCCGGATTGAACACCCCTTGCGTGTACACATGCAAGGAAGTAAATATCTTTCAAATGTACATATTCATTATACGAATCCAAGGAAATGAATATTAACAAACCTTATAATATTTTGGTCGACAATGATAACAACTATTTAGCAAAAAACAAAAAAAGACAATGATAACAACTGGAATATTGTAATCTCTGTTGAGTGGATGAATAAAAACTTTTAATAAATGTTCACAGTTGAGTTATGTACTGATAAGAAAAATAAGATATGAACAAACAAAAATTGTATATCGTCTAATAAGGCAGTAACATATCTATCTAGTGTATCATTTTAATGTTTTTCCAATAGCAACAACGTAATTGTTTTATATAAAAAAGGTTAAAACTGTTCCTTTCACCAACTCGTTTATGATTTATCTTTGTTTCATTATCAAAATTTACGATTTAGAAATTAAATTTGTCTATTTTGGAATAAATCTTTTTTTTTCACATTTACGTAACCAAATCTGCAGCTAAGTAAGATTTTAAGATTAAACCGCCTTGAAAAACAACTATATTTTATTTGAAAGTAGTATTGATAAACAAACAATTTTCCATATCTTTTTTTTTGCTTAAACAATTTTCCATATCTTGTCATCATGTGCTGCTCATATATTTTCATATCAAAACTGATTTTTTTTTTTGGTAAAATGTCAAAACTGTTTTGAGAAAGATATTGTGGTCACCCCAAATTAAGGTGGTCAAGATTTAATGCACCGGCTCTAGCGTGAAATCTCTTTCTATAAATTCGTATCTGGACGGGTCTTGTGGTCCGGTAGTAATACACGGACCGTGGATCTTTCTACTGCGGAAACTAAGTCACATTATTCTGTTCAGCACGGCTGCAGATACGTCTTTATGAAAACTCGAGAAACTGACTTTGCCGTGGGCTGCACCTCTCATCCATGGATTAGGTCTGTGTCTTTAATAGATCCGGATTTAACATTTTTTACAAAAAAAAAAAATTATATTTGCTGTCGTTTATGTTTACCACTTTCATAGTACTACTTTTCATTTTTACCCCCACTAAAGAGATATTTTCAAAAATACTTTATTTATTAAGTAGCAAAAGATTCTTATACCCTTGTTATCTATATATACAATAAATCATTATTTAAAAAAAAAATAATAAATTTTTTTATGTTTTCGAATTATACTTTTTCAAATTTGAATTTTTTTATATTTTTTTTATATAATTTTTTTTCAAAATTTCTTTTAAAAATCAAAAATTATGTTTGAAACTATTTTTTTATATTTTTAAGTATTTATTTATATATTTATTAGAATATTAAATTTCACATTCCAAAAACTCTATACCACTCCTCAACTCTAAACCCTAAGGGTCTGACTGGTTTTCCCGCTACCACCCGCAAACGCAGCTTTTGCGGTTGGTAGCGGTTGACGGTGTTTCGAAACAATCATATAAACCGCTACAAATCGTTTCAAACCGCTCTGAACCTCTTAAAATCAAAAGCTGGTTCCAGCTAGCATTTGCGGTTGTGGGATGATAATTTTTTTTCTTTTTTTAAAAAACATTTAAATACAAAAATAAAAAATACTCAATAAAATTTTAAAATTGGAATTATAAAAATACTAAAATAAATATATTATATTTTAGTTACTATTATAAAATTTTAAAATAAAATTATTTTCTATAATTAAAAAAAAATAAAACTATAACTTTCTAAATATAGTTTTCATATTTATTATAATATTATGATTTTTGATATTTTATAATTAAATAAAATGTAAATATTGTTAATTTATTATTTAACCGCTGCTGTATTTGGTAGTTAACCAGTCATAAGTATCCCGCAAACGCACCAATTTTTAACCGCAGAACCTGTCGTACAAATCTCTTAAAACCGCTAGAAACCGCAACCACCCGCATCCGCAAACTCCCGCAACCGCAACCGCTGCGTTTGAACCAGTTAGACCTTAAGTCTAGATTAGTTAACCTTAGGGGTATAAGTATCTTTTACCTTTTTACTAAAAGTAAAGGTAAAAGTGATTAGTGTAAACATGAAAAGTGGTACTATGAATGTGGTATCTGTGGCAATTTCACTCGTTCTATTCTAAAGTTTTTTTTTATTTTTTTTTACAACAAATAGCTATTCTATTACTAAAACTTGAGATGGTCCGGGTAACCAAACCGGAATAGAACAACCAATAAAATAAAGTTTCCTATGAAAAGACCTAACAGTCTTAGCTAGAGAGTTAGTCTTTAGCTAGAGAGTCTGAAATCTGATTTTGCGCTCGTGGAACGTAGGTTTATTTTATTCTAAAGTTTTATCTGTTTAAATTTCTACCGTTTGTATTTAAATTATTTCACAAGTTCGAACAGTCAAGAAACAGATTTTGTTTTTCAAACATATTTTCAAAAAAAAAAAAGAAACAGCTTCCAACTTCTTTACGATGTTAAAAGCAAAGATTTTTCAAAAAACAAAAAAGATTTTACAAGTAAAGAATAATATAAATCTGACTTTGCATAACTATAAAAACAATTAAATGTAACCACTAATACACAGAAAAGTGTACAATAATGAGAAGGGTCCATGACCAGCTGCTGTGTAGGAATGTACAAGTAATGAGAGTACGAAACTTAAAGTAGTAAATAAGTAGAAATGGTAGCTATGTTTACATGTTCAATCAATGTACTGTTGCTTCTTCTTTGATTAATTGCCCTTATCATCAATATTCATCTGATTTCGATAGTCAAGACGTATTTTTGTTGGAGTTTTACGAATAACGAAATCTACTTGTACTAATTAGGACAATCTATAATTCTACCGTAGCCTGACATGGCAAATGATTGGCATAAAACCCCTCGTAATGTTCCATGTTGGTTAGATGCAATGCAAACTATTGAAGAAGATGAGTTTGCAACAGAATATCTGTAGTTACTCTGAAATATGTTCAACGGTACGGTTCTGTATTTATACATAAGTGGTTTAACAAAAAGGAAACTATACCACACTAAACCGATGGTAAGCTGAACTATACAATACGTACTATCAATATGCTATTACAAACTTATTTATCTTTTCTCAAACTTATTTATCGTGCTATGAAATAGTCAAATAACCCAAAAGAATCCAAGTTTTCTCTTCTTTGTTTTTTGTCATCCAATTTTTTTGCATTCAACGGTTTTTGGTTTCAAACGTTACTTACATTTTTTTATTTGTTAAGGAAAATAACTTGATAGTTGCAAAATCGAGAAAAGTGAAAAAACAACAACATAGTATGGGCATTATCAAGAAAAAAATGACATGGCTTTCTCAAAGACATATATAGCCAACATACTCAAAGGAAGAAGGTGTTCTCTGTTCAAGAGATGAAATAAAATAATAAATATCCGCCATTTTTTATCCTGTTCTCTTTATCTGGTTACTGCCGCCTGCAAATACACATATAGCCAAGCAAAGAATTCACTTATACGTGGACAAAAAGAAAATAAATCACTTATACATGCATACATTTATACTCATACATGCATGAAACATCATAAATTTTTAAAATGCATTATTTTAATATAGGAATGTGAATAACTGGATCCACAATATACTTTCCAAAGGATGTTTGTTTACATTACAACATATCTACAAGAACTAATTAAGTAAATTGACTAATGTATGCGATTTTTCTGCATCGTTATGTATAATAGTTATATTAATTAATGGCCAGTAAGCAATGAACATACCATAACCTTGATGATCCGATGCAAATTTCTCAACCGGGAAAGCTTGTTGTAGGAAACCCGATTCATATTTTCCCTGCAAAGAAACATAATATTAAAAAACTGATTCAAGGAAATTATCATACTAAAAATTAAGAATTTTTTTCTCAGATGCGATGATGTAACTAAACACAACTTTTCTTTTAGTTAAAAAAAACAAAAAAATTAAAAAATATTTGGCATACACTAATTTTTAGAAGCGCCAAAGTCGTAATAACTAATAACCTTGATTATTCTTCTTGTGGAGTAGCTTTGGGAGAAATAATCTAATTGTTGGTATTGATCTCGATGTTTCTTATGTGCTGATACTTCTTTTCCAGTTGCCTATATACATAAGTTTACAAAAGTTGAGAGTATAATGATATAACTGAGACAAATGAATTTAGTTGAAACGAAATATGTAAGAACTCTTTTTTTTTTTTATAATGACAATGTTAACATATAGCAAGGAACAATTTGGCCTAAGAATTAAGAAAAGATTCTAAGTATGTTGACATGACAAGTTTGTAAAACAATACCAATGAAGAAGCTGTGTCATCAAGACAAGAATTGAATCGCTCAATATATCCTTGTTCTTCATGAACCTTCTTCTTGTTCTTGATTCTGCTCTTGCACCAATATTGTGTGTTTTGTTGGAGGGGATCCTCAGGGACTGCCTCTTCAGAGTAATAAGGAGGCCCGGATGATGCATCCGACACCATTGAAGAATCATCATCATGTTCTTGTTTTGTTACTCCATTGTCATCATCAAAATGATGCAATGTAACAGAACAAGAATGGTCTAAGTACATTGTCCAACCTGATTCTCCCGCATCGCTGTATTCTAAATCCGACAAATCCATTCTCTTTTGATTCGTTCCGAAAATACTAATTATTTTTGTTATTTGTTTGCTTTCTCTCTAGGCTTCAAGGCCTTTAAGAAGAAGATACACTCTTTTGATGCAGCCATTGCAGTAGTTATAAGGGTATTGTTTGGAAAAATAAATAAATAAATAAATATATATATATATGTAACATATCTCTTGAAATTTATTTCACTTTTGAAACTTTAAAATAAACATATGGTTGTCGAAAATTACAAGCTAGT
It encodes:
- the LOC106317180 gene encoding uncharacterized protein LOC106317180, yielding MDLSDLEYSDAGESGWTMYLDHSCSVTLHHFDDDNGVTKQEHDDDSSMVSDASSGPPYYSEEAVPEDPLQQNTQYWCKSRIKNKKKVHEEQGYIERFNSCLDDTASSLATGKEVSAHKKHRDQYQQLDYFSQSYSTRRIIKGKYESGFLQQAFPVEKFASDHQGYGGSNQIKRTG